GGCAATCCTTTTGCCACCACTAATACTGCTAATGCTACCAGCAGCTGCAGCCAGCCCTCAAGGACGGAGAATTGTGACCCTCTCCCCAATCCCTGGACTTCCACAAATGCAGGCTCAGCTGACAGGAGGGGCAGGAGGCCTGGGGACCAGGATATATCTGAACTTAGAAATAGGGTTCCCAATATTCTAGGGAATATAGGGCTCTATGACTATCTCCAACAATTGCATGAGAGCCCCCAGTCCTTGGGAAACTATCTGCAGGGGATGGCATCTACCCTCAGTCCAAGCCAAGAACAACCACCTCTACCACCAGGAAACCAAGTTCCTTCAGCTTCACCCTCATCCCAGGAACCTGAGTCAGGCCAGGCTCTCCCCAAGGAGTCCGTTGCAATCAAGGGAAAGCCCTCCTGCCCAGCCTTCCTGAGATATCCCACGGAGAGCAGTGCTAGAAAAGATGGAGGTCAAGATGGTGCAGGGAACGGTTCCACTGGCCATAGCACCCACATGCCTGATCTTGTCTCTGGGCTGGGGCCTGCTGCCAATAGGACCCCACTCGTTCCTTCCCCACCTTTGCCCACAGCAGCTACTGCTGGAATCCCTGAGCATGTCTGGCTGCCGCCACTGGCTTATCCAAGATCCCTGAGGCCAACCAGCATGAATCAGGCCTCACAGCTGCAGGACGAGATGCGCTGGCAACTGCCACTGCTGCTGCACCTTCAGGCAGCCATGGCAAACCCGCGTGCCATGCATGCCCTGCTGCAGATTGAGCAGGGTCTGCAGATCCTGGCTACTGAAGCCCCTTGCCTCTTCCTCTGGTTCATGCCTTGTCTAACAGGGCTGGGAAGTATGGCAGGAGATACAGAGCCTCGAGAGAGTCCCCTTGTGCCTGAGGATCCTTCGCCTCCCCCAGCTCCTGAGGCTCCCTCAGCACAGGGCTCTATGGAGCTGGGCCTCCATTCTACCCCCTTCCTCCAAATGCTGCAAGCCTTGACTGGCGCCAATCCTCAGCAGCCGACGCCCGAGACTCACTTCCGGGTGCAGCTAGAGCAA
This sequence is a window from Bubalus kerabau isolate K-KA32 ecotype Philippines breed swamp buffalo chromosome 15, PCC_UOA_SB_1v2, whole genome shotgun sequence. Protein-coding genes within it:
- the UBQLN3 gene encoding LOW QUALITY PROTEIN: ubiquilin-3 (The sequence of the model RefSeq protein was modified relative to this genomic sequence to represent the inferred CDS: deleted 1 base in 1 codon), which encodes MAKSGEALPQGSPALVQDPHLIKVTVKTPKDKEDFSVTDTCTIQQLKEEISQRFKAHPDQLILIFAGKILKDPDSLAQCGVRDGLTVHLVIKMQRRTMGNECPAASVPTPAPSPGSLPQPSSVYPADGPPTFSLGVLTGLNGLGLTLGGFPDQPSSLVWQHVSVPEFVAQIIYNPFIQGLLSNTGLVRQLVLDNPRMQQLIQHNPEIGHILNNPEIMRQTLEFLCNPAMMQEMMRSQDRALSNLESIPGGYNVLRTMYTDIMDPMLTAVQEQFGGNPFATTNTANATSSCSQPSRTENCDPLPNPWTSTNAGSADRRGRRPGDQDISELRNRVPNILGNIGLYDYLQQLHESPQSLGNYLQGMASTLSPSQEQPPLPPGNQVPSASPSSQEPESGQALPKESVAIKGKPSCPAFLRYPTESSARKDGGQDGAGNGSTGHSTHMPDLVSGLGPAANRTPLVPSPPLPTAATAGIPEHVWLPPLAYPRSLRPTSMNQASQLQDEMRWQLPLLLHLQAAMANPRAMHALLQIEQGLQILATEAPCLFLWFMPCLTGLGSMAGDTEPRESPLVPEDPSPPPAPEAPSAQGSMELGLHSTPSSKCCKP